The proteins below are encoded in one region of Aeromonas veronii:
- a CDS encoding YqiA/YcfP family alpha/beta fold hydrolase, whose protein sequence is MKSVLLYLHGFNSSPGSAKAQQMAAWVATNRPDIQVVIPAQPNTPAAAWAAIEQQIATLKARHGDGLRLGAVGSSLGGFMATRVSKLHGCRAALINPAVRPHELLQDYLGPQTNPYTDERYELLPAHMDELRALAVRVSAPERLWILQQQEDEVLDYRKALEEYRFARLSLECGGNHAFVGFERYPAQIIRFLGL, encoded by the coding sequence ATGAAATCAGTCCTGCTCTATCTGCACGGCTTCAACTCGTCGCCGGGATCCGCCAAGGCACAGCAGATGGCGGCCTGGGTGGCGACGAACAGGCCGGATATCCAGGTGGTGATCCCGGCCCAGCCCAACACCCCGGCGGCGGCCTGGGCAGCTATCGAACAGCAGATAGCGACCCTCAAGGCTCGCCATGGTGACGGACTGCGACTCGGTGCCGTAGGCAGCTCCCTCGGTGGCTTCATGGCGACCAGAGTGAGTAAGCTGCATGGCTGCCGCGCCGCGCTGATCAATCCGGCGGTGCGTCCCCATGAGCTCTTGCAAGACTATCTCGGTCCCCAGACCAACCCCTACACCGATGAACGCTATGAGTTGCTGCCCGCCCACATGGACGAGCTGCGTGCGCTGGCGGTGAGGGTGAGCGCCCCCGAGCGGCTCTGGATCCTGCAACAGCAGGAGGACGAGGTGCTCGACTATCGCAAGGCGCTGGAGGAGTACCGCTTCGCCCGTCTCTCCCTGGAGTGCGGCGGTAACCATGCCTTCGTCGGCTTCGAGCGCTATCCCGCCCAGATCATTCGCTTCCTCGGGCTCTAG
- a CDS encoding acyl-homoserine-lactone synthase, translating to MLVFKGKIKEHPKWEVENELYRFRKRVFSDRLGWDVEAHKGLERDSFDKPDTHWVLIEDEQGLCGCIRLLSCAQDYMLPSIFPCALAGEMAPRGPEVWELTRLAVDASRAPQLDNGISELTCVIFREVYAFAREQGIRELVAVVSLPVERIFRRLGLPIERLGHRQAVDLGAVRGVGIRFLLDERFERAVNRPLRGRYSRAGELLGTP from the coding sequence ATGCTTGTTTTCAAAGGAAAAATAAAAGAACACCCCAAATGGGAGGTCGAAAACGAGCTCTATCGCTTTCGCAAGCGAGTCTTCTCCGATCGGCTCGGCTGGGATGTGGAAGCCCACAAGGGGCTGGAGCGGGACAGTTTTGACAAACCGGACACCCACTGGGTGCTGATCGAAGACGAACAAGGGCTGTGCGGCTGCATCCGGTTGCTCAGTTGTGCCCAGGATTACATGCTGCCCAGCATCTTCCCCTGCGCCCTCGCCGGCGAGATGGCTCCCCGCGGCCCGGAGGTCTGGGAGCTGACCCGGCTCGCCGTCGACGCCAGCCGGGCTCCCCAGCTCGACAACGGCATCAGCGAGCTGACCTGCGTCATCTTCCGCGAGGTCTATGCCTTCGCCAGAGAGCAGGGGATCCGGGAGCTGGTCGCCGTGGTCAGCCTGCCGGTGGAGCGCATCTTCCGCCGCCTCGGCCTGCCCATCGAGCGCCTGGGCCACCGCCAGGCCGTGGATCTCGGCGCGGTGCGCGGGGTCGGCATCCGCTTCCTGCTGGACGAGCGCTTCGAGCGCGCCGTCAACCGGCCGCTGCGGGGCCGCTACAGCCGGGCCGGCGAGTTGCTCGGCACCCCCTGA
- the lpxL gene encoding LpxL/LpxP family Kdo(2)-lipid IV(A) lauroyl/palmitoleoyl acyltransferase, whose amino-acid sequence MAQEHAPRLEPRLFHPRYWGSWLGLSLLWLLVLLPWRSQMWLGRQLGTLARKILKSRVKIARRNLELAMPELSRDQREALLVQNFESVGCAIFEVGIAWFWPDWRMRRLMKVEGEEHVIDAVERGQGMLLLSCHFLTLELNARCFGLVRPGVGVYRPNTNPVLEYAQYHGRCASNKYLVDRLDVKGMIKALRNGDALWYAPDHDYGAHASVFVPYFAVEQAATITGTATLARVKNTVTLPCYNIRTQDGYTLHIGAPLTDYPSGDDVADAARANREIEAAVRRAPEQYMWLHRRFKTRPNPEDAGFY is encoded by the coding sequence ATGGCCCAAGAACACGCTCCCCGCCTCGAACCCCGTCTGTTCCATCCCCGTTATTGGGGCAGCTGGCTCGGCCTCAGTCTGCTCTGGCTGCTGGTGCTGCTGCCCTGGCGCAGCCAGATGTGGCTGGGCCGCCAGCTCGGTACCCTGGCTCGCAAGATATTGAAATCCCGCGTCAAGATCGCGCGCCGCAATCTGGAGCTGGCCATGCCCGAGCTCAGCCGGGATCAGCGAGAGGCCTTGCTGGTGCAAAACTTCGAGAGCGTGGGCTGCGCCATCTTCGAGGTGGGCATCGCCTGGTTCTGGCCGGACTGGCGGATGCGCCGCCTGATGAAGGTGGAAGGAGAAGAGCACGTCATCGACGCCGTCGAGAGGGGCCAGGGCATGCTGCTGCTCTCCTGCCACTTCCTGACGCTGGAACTCAACGCCCGCTGCTTCGGCCTGGTACGGCCCGGGGTCGGCGTCTACCGCCCCAACACCAATCCCGTGCTGGAGTATGCCCAGTACCACGGCCGCTGCGCCTCCAACAAGTATCTGGTGGACCGGCTGGACGTGAAGGGGATGATCAAGGCCCTGCGCAACGGCGATGCCCTCTGGTACGCGCCGGATCACGACTACGGCGCCCATGCCAGCGTCTTCGTGCCCTACTTCGCGGTGGAGCAGGCCGCCACCATCACCGGCACCGCCACCCTGGCCCGGGTCAAGAACACCGTCACCCTGCCCTGCTACAACATCCGTACCCAGGACGGCTACACCCTGCACATCGGGGCGCCCCTGACGGATTATCCGAGCGGCGATGACGTGGCCGATGCCGCCCGCGCCAACCGGGAGATTGAAGCCGCCGTACGCCGCGCGCCCGAGCAGTACATGTGGCTGCACCGCCGCTTCAAGACCCGCCCCAATCCGGAGGATGCGGGTTTCTACTAA
- a CDS encoding DUF1249 domain-containing protein produces MSVLLAKRHVPDLMSLQRTCEVNYMALMKLLPPGGTVGDERRYQVGNGLQFRLTVSDDSRFTSQVILTQDNPELPSYLQARIEIRLYHDVRMAEVCAAQQISMLQPRYDYPNQKMHHRDEKEQVNLFLAEWLKFCLKHGTSLINIL; encoded by the coding sequence ATGTCCGTACTCCTCGCCAAGCGCCATGTGCCTGACCTGATGTCCTTGCAGCGTACCTGCGAGGTGAACTACATGGCCTTGATGAAGCTGCTGCCACCGGGTGGTACCGTGGGGGACGAGCGCCGTTATCAGGTGGGAAACGGCCTGCAGTTCAGGCTGACCGTCAGCGATGACAGCCGTTTCACCAGCCAGGTGATCCTGACCCAGGATAATCCCGAGTTGCCGAGCTACTTGCAGGCTCGTATCGAGATTCGTTTGTATCATGATGTGCGCATGGCGGAAGTGTGTGCCGCGCAACAGATTTCAATGTTGCAACCACGTTATGATTATCCCAATCAAAAAATGCACCACAGGGATGAAAAGGAGCAGGTAAATCTGTTTCTGGCCGAATGGCTGAAGTTTTGTCTCAAACATGGCACCAGCTTGATTAACATCCTCTAG
- the cpdA gene encoding 3',5'-cyclic-AMP phosphodiesterase produces the protein METELPQAPDGNVRLLQITDTHLFASAEGRLLAVRTAESLDAVLTRVKDNAHPFDLVLATGDLSQDHSPESYQRFASMMAPLARPIYWLPGNHDDGPLMTEQLHAAGISEAKQLVGDHWQIILLDTQVRGKPHGLLGDHQLAALDRALRQYPDRHALIALHHQAVPVGCAWLDQHNLKNADELFAVLARHPQQKTILFGHVHQEFDEMHRGVRLIASPSTCIQFKPLSDGFALDESGPGWRYMTLYPDGRLDSQVWRLPMGQFVPDPNATGY, from the coding sequence TTGGAAACAGAGCTACCTCAGGCGCCGGACGGAAACGTGCGTCTGTTACAGATTACCGATACCCATCTTTTCGCCAGTGCCGAAGGACGACTGCTGGCTGTGCGCACCGCCGAGAGTCTGGATGCCGTGCTGACACGGGTGAAGGACAATGCACATCCATTCGATCTGGTGCTCGCGACCGGGGATCTCTCCCAGGATCACAGCCCCGAGTCCTATCAGCGTTTTGCTTCCATGATGGCGCCCCTGGCTCGCCCCATCTACTGGCTGCCCGGCAATCATGACGACGGCCCGCTGATGACGGAGCAGTTGCATGCCGCCGGGATCAGCGAGGCCAAGCAGCTGGTGGGGGACCACTGGCAGATCATACTGCTCGACACCCAGGTTCGCGGCAAACCCCACGGCCTGCTCGGCGATCACCAGCTGGCGGCGCTGGATCGCGCCCTGCGCCAGTACCCCGACCGTCACGCCCTCATCGCCCTGCACCATCAGGCGGTGCCGGTGGGTTGCGCCTGGCTGGATCAGCACAACCTCAAGAACGCCGACGAGCTGTTCGCCGTGCTGGCCCGTCACCCGCAGCAGAAGACCATACTGTTTGGTCACGTCCATCAGGAATTTGACGAGATGCACCGCGGGGTGAGGCTCATCGCCAGTCCCTCCACCTGCATCCAGTTCAAGCCGCTTTCCGATGGGTTCGCACTGGATGAATCCGGCCCGGGCTGGCGCTATATGACCCTGTATCCGGATGGTCGGCTGGATAGCCAGGTGTGGCGTCTGCCCATGGGACAGTTCGTGCCAGACCCCAACGCCACCGGTTACTGA
- the lysE gene encoding L-lysine exporter — translation MFATTLQGFTLGLAMIIPIGAQNAFVLSRGIHRNHHLLTATLCCLCDLVLIGIGVFGGANLLAASPIGLALLTWGGVIFLGWFGVRSLRSAWRGQGGALADSPQLMGIKSVLAMTLGVTLLNPHVYLDTLMLLGSFGSQFAEDLRPAFAAGAMLASLVWFYSLAFGAAALSPWLARGKVQQAIDIIVGIIMLVLAAKLAFGALMAS, via the coding sequence ATGTTTGCCACTACCCTGCAAGGCTTTACCCTCGGCCTCGCCATGATCATTCCCATCGGCGCCCAGAATGCCTTCGTGCTGAGCCGGGGCATCCACCGCAACCATCACCTGCTGACGGCCACCCTCTGCTGCCTGTGCGACCTCGTGCTGATCGGCATCGGTGTGTTCGGCGGCGCCAATCTGCTGGCGGCCAGCCCCATCGGGCTGGCGCTGCTGACCTGGGGCGGGGTGATCTTCCTCGGCTGGTTCGGCGTGCGATCCCTGCGCAGCGCCTGGCGCGGGCAGGGCGGGGCGCTGGCGGATTCCCCCCAGTTGATGGGGATCAAGAGCGTGCTGGCCATGACCCTGGGGGTGACCCTGCTCAACCCTCACGTCTACCTGGATACCCTGATGCTGCTCGGCTCCTTCGGCAGCCAGTTCGCCGAGGATCTCAGGCCCGCCTTCGCGGCCGGGGCCATGCTGGCCTCCCTGGTCTGGTTCTACAGCCTGGCATTCGGGGCGGCGGCGCTTTCACCTTGGCTCGCTCGGGGAAAAGTGCAGCAAGCCATTGATATTATTGTCGGTATCATCATGCTGGTGCTGGCGGCCAAGTTGGCGTTCGGGGCCCTGATGGCGTCATAA
- the tolC gene encoding outer membrane channel protein TolC, whose product MKRTLLSVMVMLGVSSAAHAENLLDIYQQAQVKDTQLLESKARRDQAFEKINESRAALLPQINLGAGLNYLQNKNDTQTNTGANGSLTLDQSIYRRSNWVNLDLTEKSATQSDVGYNLEIQNLMLRTSQAYFDVLKAMDTLEFVRANKVAVERQLEQTQQRFEVGLTAITDVHEAEAERDQALADEINAENTLDNSYESLRELTGIDHRQLDVLNTDRFAPQKTPFNSDKWLELALDKNLELHSARIGKDIAKEQIDLAKTGHEPTLDLGAGLSAGYNDYKDEIRNPESNSNQGNVGLTFNLPLYTGGATTSQVKQAQFNYVAASEQLERSFRSVQSTVRSSYNNVNASIGSVRAYSQSVISADSALKATEAGYEVGTRTIVDVLDSTRKLYEAKQKLSEARYNYILSILSLKQAAGTLEQKDLEDVNQGLMPAPQVTKKS is encoded by the coding sequence ATGAAAAGAACACTCTTGTCAGTCATGGTGATGCTGGGTGTGAGCAGCGCTGCTCATGCCGAAAACCTGCTCGATATTTACCAACAGGCCCAGGTCAAGGATACCCAGCTGCTGGAGTCCAAAGCGAGACGAGACCAGGCCTTCGAGAAGATCAATGAATCCCGCGCAGCCCTGTTGCCACAGATCAACCTGGGTGCCGGTCTGAACTATCTGCAGAACAAGAACGACACCCAGACCAACACCGGAGCCAACGGTTCCCTCACCCTGGATCAATCCATCTATCGCCGCAGCAACTGGGTCAATCTGGATCTCACCGAGAAGAGCGCCACCCAATCCGACGTGGGCTACAACCTCGAAATTCAAAACCTGATGCTGCGTACCTCCCAGGCTTACTTCGATGTGTTGAAGGCCATGGACACCCTGGAATTTGTACGCGCCAACAAGGTCGCGGTCGAGCGTCAGCTCGAACAGACCCAGCAGCGCTTCGAAGTGGGCCTGACCGCCATCACCGACGTGCATGAAGCCGAGGCCGAGCGCGATCAGGCGCTGGCAGACGAGATCAATGCCGAGAACACCCTGGACAACAGCTACGAGAGCCTGCGTGAGCTGACCGGCATCGATCACCGCCAGCTGGATGTGCTGAACACCGATCGCTTCGCTCCGCAGAAGACGCCGTTCAACTCCGACAAGTGGCTGGAGCTGGCGCTGGACAAGAACCTGGAGCTGCACAGTGCCCGCATCGGCAAGGACATCGCCAAGGAGCAGATAGATCTGGCCAAGACCGGTCATGAGCCGACCCTGGATCTGGGCGCCGGTCTCAGCGCCGGTTACAACGACTACAAGGACGAGATCCGCAACCCCGAGAGCAACAGCAATCAGGGCAACGTGGGCTTGACCTTCAATCTGCCGCTCTATACCGGCGGGGCCACCACCTCCCAGGTCAAACAGGCGCAGTTCAACTACGTGGCCGCCAGCGAGCAGCTCGAGCGCAGCTTCCGTTCGGTACAGAGCACGGTGCGCTCTTCCTACAACAACGTGAACGCCAGCATCGGCTCGGTCCGCGCCTACAGCCAGTCCGTCATCTCCGCCGACAGTGCCCTGAAGGCGACCGAAGCCGGTTACGAAGTGGGGACCCGCACCATAGTCGACGTGCTGGACTCCACCCGCAAGCTGTACGAAGCCAAACAGAAGCTCTCCGAGGCGCGCTACAACTACATCCTCAGCATCCTCTCCCTCAAGCAGGCCGCCGGTACGCTGGAGCAGAAGGATCTGGAAGACGTGAACCAGGGCCTGATGCCCGCCCCTCAGGTCACCAAGAAGTCCTGA
- a CDS encoding LuxR family transcriptional regulator, whose translation MTRDQLLEYLEHFTLVTDGNRLAELIGRFTLGMGYDYYRFALILPMSMQRPKVVLFNQCPDSWVQAYTANHMLSCDPIIQLARKQTLPIYWNRLDEKARFLQEGSMDVMGLAAEFGLRNGISFPLHGAAGENGILSFITRERASSDLLLESSPILSWMSNYIFEAAIRIVRKSMLEEEQEALTERETECLFWASEGKTSSEIACILGITERTVNYHLNQVTRKTGSMNRYQAIAKGVSSGILLPNLEQVVITNYPSLLQ comes from the coding sequence ATGACACGCGACCAACTGCTTGAGTATCTGGAACATTTCACACTGGTGACCGATGGCAATCGGCTGGCCGAACTGATCGGCCGCTTCACCCTGGGAATGGGTTACGACTACTATCGTTTTGCGCTCATCCTGCCCATGTCCATGCAAAGGCCCAAGGTGGTGCTGTTCAACCAGTGCCCCGACTCCTGGGTGCAGGCCTACACGGCCAACCACATGCTCTCCTGTGATCCCATCATTCAGCTCGCCCGCAAGCAGACCCTGCCCATCTACTGGAACCGGCTGGACGAGAAGGCGCGCTTCCTGCAAGAGGGCAGCATGGATGTGATGGGGCTGGCGGCGGAGTTCGGCCTGCGCAACGGCATCTCCTTCCCGTTGCACGGGGCGGCGGGGGAGAACGGCATTCTCTCCTTCATCACCCGGGAGCGGGCCTCGAGCGATCTGCTGCTGGAGTCCTCGCCCATCCTCTCCTGGATGTCCAACTACATCTTCGAGGCGGCGATCCGGATCGTGCGCAAGAGCATGCTGGAGGAGGAGCAGGAGGCGCTGACCGAGCGGGAGACCGAGTGCCTGTTCTGGGCCAGCGAAGGCAAGACCTCGAGCGAGATCGCCTGCATCCTCGGCATCACTGAGCGCACCGTGAACTACCACCTCAATCAGGTGACCCGCAAGACCGGCTCCATGAACCGCTACCAGGCCATCGCCAAGGGGGTGAGCAGCGGCATTCTGCTGCCCAACCTGGAACAGGTCGTGATCACCAACTATCCCTCGCTGCTGCAATGA
- a CDS encoding bifunctional 2',3'-cyclic-nucleotide 2'-phosphodiesterase/3'-nucleotidase, with translation MKLGAIAAIVLLSACSSDNDSEAQPGAVSLRLIQTSDIHSNVLGYDYYQNKEDHKFGLSRTALLIRAARAENPNNLLLDNGDLIQGTPLADYIFEQSGAGYLDKQAHPVFKAMNELGYDAGNLGNHEFNYGLDYLGKVLAGAKFPYVNANVFEAGSFKRDAKGQIDWSGNKFTPYLLLERKVTDDKGQPQTVKVGILGLTPPQVLQWDKRHLEGKVVVADMVETANHYVPELRAKGADIVVVVAHTGINASSYEAMMENSAWHLAKVKGIDALMLGHAHKNFPGDFPDLPEVDNQAGTLSGIPTVMPGYWGNHLGIIDLKLEQVDGKWQVKQSQASLRKIDSSEGSAVDQRVVDLVQADHDATNLWLDEPLGKITSPIHSFFALVQDDPSVQLVSDAQRQHAEQLQKDGLLKEAYPILSVAAPFRGGRNGINDFTYVAQGNISLRNVSDLYIYPNTLQVVEVNGATVKEWLEMSAGQFNQIDAGNTGVQWLVNENFPTYNFDVIDGVSYEVDITQPARYNKDGAKVSDGQRISGLTFNGQPLDAAQKFYVVTNNYRASGGGHFPGIDGSNIVHEDPFETREIIAQYLKSQSADNPSGFSPAANDNWHMKALPAGVDVRLYSSPRDEAKALAGADLSYQSTLPMSDAKHPGYAIYRLVR, from the coding sequence ATGAAACTGGGGGCTATTGCCGCCATCGTGCTGTTGTCTGCCTGTAGCAGCGACAACGACAGCGAGGCGCAACCGGGAGCCGTCTCCCTGCGTCTCATCCAGACCTCCGATATCCACTCCAACGTGCTGGGCTATGACTACTACCAGAACAAGGAGGATCACAAATTCGGCCTCTCCCGCACGGCTCTGCTGATCCGGGCCGCCCGCGCCGAGAACCCCAACAACCTGCTGCTCGACAACGGCGATCTCATTCAGGGCACGCCGCTGGCTGACTACATCTTCGAACAGTCCGGCGCCGGCTACCTCGACAAGCAGGCTCATCCGGTGTTCAAGGCCATGAACGAACTCGGCTATGACGCCGGCAACCTCGGCAACCACGAGTTCAACTACGGGCTGGACTACCTCGGCAAGGTGCTGGCGGGGGCCAAGTTCCCCTACGTGAACGCCAACGTGTTCGAGGCCGGGAGTTTCAAGCGCGATGCCAAGGGGCAGATTGACTGGAGCGGCAACAAGTTCACCCCCTACCTGCTGCTGGAGCGCAAGGTGACGGATGACAAGGGCCAGCCGCAAACCGTCAAGGTCGGTATCCTCGGCCTGACCCCGCCCCAGGTGTTGCAGTGGGACAAGCGCCACCTGGAGGGCAAGGTCGTGGTGGCCGACATGGTGGAAACCGCAAACCATTACGTGCCGGAGCTGCGCGCCAAGGGGGCCGACATCGTGGTGGTGGTCGCCCACACCGGCATCAACGCCAGCAGCTACGAGGCCATGATGGAGAACTCCGCCTGGCACCTGGCCAAGGTGAAGGGCATCGACGCCCTGATGCTGGGCCACGCCCACAAGAACTTCCCCGGCGACTTCCCGGACTTGCCGGAGGTGGACAACCAGGCTGGCACCCTGAGTGGCATCCCCACCGTCATGCCCGGCTACTGGGGCAATCACCTCGGCATCATCGATCTCAAGCTGGAGCAGGTGGATGGCAAGTGGCAGGTGAAGCAGAGCCAGGCCAGCCTGCGCAAGATCGATTCCAGCGAAGGCAGCGCCGTGGATCAGCGGGTGGTGGACCTGGTGCAGGCGGATCACGATGCCACCAACCTCTGGCTGGACGAGCCGCTTGGCAAGATCACCTCCCCCATCCACAGCTTCTTCGCCCTGGTGCAGGATGATCCGTCCGTCCAACTGGTGAGCGACGCCCAGCGCCAGCATGCCGAGCAGCTGCAAAAAGACGGCTTGCTCAAGGAGGCTTATCCCATCCTCTCGGTGGCCGCCCCCTTCCGCGGTGGTCGCAACGGCATCAATGACTTCACCTATGTGGCCCAGGGCAACATCTCCCTGCGCAACGTCTCCGACCTCTACATCTACCCGAACACCCTGCAGGTGGTGGAGGTGAACGGCGCCACCGTCAAGGAGTGGCTGGAGATGAGCGCCGGCCAGTTCAACCAGATAGACGCCGGCAACACGGGCGTGCAGTGGCTGGTGAACGAGAACTTCCCCACCTACAACTTCGACGTCATCGACGGGGTCAGCTACGAGGTGGACATCACCCAGCCTGCCCGCTACAACAAGGACGGCGCCAAGGTGAGCGATGGCCAGCGCATCAGCGGCCTGACCTTCAACGGCCAGCCCCTGGATGCGGCCCAGAAGTTCTACGTGGTGACCAACAACTACCGTGCCAGCGGCGGCGGACACTTCCCGGGGATCGATGGCAGCAACATCGTCCACGAAGATCCCTTCGAGACGCGGGAGATCATCGCCCAGTATCTGAAGTCCCAGTCCGCGGACAACCCGTCCGGCTTCAGCCCGGCGGCCAACGACAACTGGCACATGAAGGCACTGCCTGCGGGCGTGGACGTGCGGCTCTACTCTTCGCCACGGGATGAGGCCAAGGCCCTGGCGGGGGCAGACTTGAGCTATCAGTCCACTCTGCCAATGAGTGATGCCAAACATCCGGGTTACGCCATCTACCGGCTGGTTCGCTGA
- the nudF gene encoding ADP-ribose diphosphatase produces MSQQTLPQTRHYSGSDVKIIEKSSGYNGFFKVNVYRLQHRLFAGGWNEPIVRELFERGHAAALLPYDPVRDQIVLVEQFRIGAMETGTTPWLLELVAGIIDEGETPEAVVRREAVEEAGLEVGRCEHAISYLVSPGGSTERIEVYVGEVDASQAAGIHGLAEEGEDIRVHVVSREQAYAWLKEGRIDNAASVIALQWLALNHGELQTRWLAGR; encoded by the coding sequence ATGTCGCAGCAAACCTTGCCACAAACCCGTCACTACTCGGGTAGTGATGTGAAAATCATCGAAAAATCATCCGGATATAACGGATTCTTCAAGGTGAACGTCTATCGCCTGCAGCACAGATTATTTGCCGGTGGCTGGAACGAGCCCATCGTCCGCGAGCTGTTCGAACGGGGCCATGCCGCAGCCTTGCTGCCCTATGATCCGGTGCGTGACCAGATAGTGTTGGTGGAGCAGTTCCGCATCGGCGCCATGGAGACAGGCACCACCCCCTGGCTGCTGGAACTGGTGGCCGGCATCATCGACGAAGGGGAGACCCCGGAGGCCGTGGTGCGTCGGGAGGCGGTGGAAGAGGCGGGCCTCGAGGTGGGGCGCTGTGAGCATGCCATCAGCTATCTGGTTAGCCCCGGGGGCAGCACCGAGCGGATCGAGGTCTATGTGGGGGAAGTTGACGCCAGTCAGGCCGCCGGGATCCACGGTCTGGCGGAAGAGGGGGAAGACATCCGGGTGCACGTGGTGAGCCGCGAGCAGGCCTACGCCTGGCTGAAAGAGGGGCGCATCGACAACGCCGCCTCCGTCATCGCCCTGCAATGGTTGGCGCTCAATCATGGTGAGCTGCAGACGCGCTGGCTGGCGGGGCGCTGA
- the hldE gene encoding bifunctional D-glycero-beta-D-manno-heptose-7-phosphate kinase/D-glycero-beta-D-manno-heptose 1-phosphate adenylyltransferase HldE, whose translation MKITLPEFEKARVLVVGDVMLDRYWHGPTGRISPEAPVPVVKVEHIEERPGGAANVALNSAALGAHAVLLGLTGQDEPADALASQMAGVKVACDFVRLADYPTITKLRVLSRNQQLLRLDFEEAFHDVDASLLMNKVEQALPRADVMILSDYGKGALNDVPGMIARARAVGIPVLVDPKGTDFEKYRGATLLTPNMSEFEAVVGKVKNEAELVAKGLELVKRFELAALLVTRSENGMTLIREGQPELHLPAQAHEVYDVTGAGDTVISTLATSLAAGKSLDEACALANTAAGIVVGKLGTSTVSPVELANALYTEHETGFGVMSEAQLKVAVQAARLRGEKVVMTNGCFDILHAGHVSYLANAGKLGDRLIVAVNTDDSVRRLKGPGRPVNPTERRMTVLAALGAVDWVVPFGEDTPQRLIAEILPDLLVKGGDYKPEEIAGYAEVTANGGEVRVLNFEDGCSTSDIIKTIRERG comes from the coding sequence ATGAAGATCACCCTGCCCGAGTTTGAAAAAGCCCGCGTCCTGGTCGTTGGCGATGTCATGTTGGACCGCTATTGGCACGGCCCCACCGGCCGGATCTCCCCCGAGGCGCCGGTGCCCGTGGTCAAGGTCGAACACATCGAGGAGCGCCCGGGTGGCGCCGCCAACGTGGCCCTGAACTCGGCCGCGCTCGGTGCCCACGCCGTGCTGCTGGGACTGACCGGTCAGGATGAGCCGGCCGATGCCCTGGCGAGCCAGATGGCCGGGGTCAAGGTCGCCTGTGATTTCGTTCGTCTGGCGGACTATCCGACCATCACCAAGCTGCGGGTGCTGTCGCGCAACCAGCAACTGCTGCGTCTGGACTTCGAAGAGGCCTTCCACGACGTGGACGCCTCCCTGCTGATGAACAAGGTCGAGCAGGCGCTGCCCCGGGCGGACGTGATGATCCTCTCCGACTATGGCAAGGGCGCCCTGAACGACGTACCCGGCATGATTGCCCGCGCCCGCGCCGTCGGCATCCCCGTGCTGGTGGACCCCAAGGGGACGGATTTCGAGAAGTACCGTGGCGCCACCCTGCTGACCCCCAACATGTCCGAATTCGAGGCCGTGGTGGGCAAGGTGAAGAACGAGGCCGAGCTGGTCGCCAAGGGGCTGGAGCTGGTCAAGCGCTTCGAGCTGGCGGCCCTGCTGGTGACACGCTCCGAGAACGGCATGACCCTGATCCGCGAAGGTCAGCCCGAGCTGCACCTGCCTGCCCAGGCGCACGAGGTCTATGACGTGACCGGTGCCGGCGATACCGTCATCTCTACCCTGGCGACCTCCCTTGCCGCCGGCAAGAGTCTGGACGAGGCCTGTGCCCTGGCCAACACCGCCGCCGGCATCGTGGTCGGCAAGCTGGGTACCTCCACCGTCAGCCCGGTCGAGCTCGCCAATGCGCTCTACACCGAGCACGAAACCGGCTTCGGCGTCATGTCCGAGGCTCAGTTGAAGGTGGCCGTGCAGGCTGCCCGCCTGCGGGGCGAGAAGGTGGTGATGACCAACGGCTGCTTCGACATCCTGCATGCGGGTCATGTCTCCTACCTGGCCAACGCTGGCAAGCTCGGGGATCGCCTGATCGTCGCGGTCAATACCGATGACTCGGTGCGTCGCCTGAAGGGACCGGGTCGCCCGGTCAACCCGACCGAGCGCCGCATGACGGTGCTGGCGGCACTCGGTGCCGTGGACTGGGTCGTGCCCTTTGGCGAAGACACTCCCCAGCGGCTGATCGCCGAGATCCTGCCGGATCTGCTGGTCAAGGGCGGTGACTACAAGCCCGAAGAGATTGCCGGCTACGCCGAAGTGACCGCCAACGGCGGCGAGGTGCGAGTGCTGAACTTCGAGGACGGCTGCTCCACCAGCGACATCATCAAGACCATTCGCGAACGCGGCTAA